A region from the Serinibacter arcticus genome encodes:
- a CDS encoding DUF4383 domain-containing protein, giving the protein MRTSPNRLLAAVFGAVYTLVGLAGFAVTAGVAFAGTEGATLIVFDVNPLHNIVHLGIGVALLLASRAVGSARAVNTTIGAVYLLVGVVGLFLLDSAANILALNGADNVLHLASAVLLLGVGLTQDRGVAPAATRTA; this is encoded by the coding sequence ATGAGGACCAGCCCGAACCGCCTCCTGGCAGCCGTCTTCGGCGCCGTCTACACGCTCGTCGGCCTCGCCGGCTTCGCCGTCACCGCCGGCGTCGCCTTCGCGGGCACCGAGGGTGCCACCCTCATCGTGTTCGACGTCAACCCGCTGCACAACATCGTGCACCTGGGCATCGGTGTCGCGCTCCTCCTCGCCTCGCGCGCCGTGGGCTCGGCCCGCGCCGTCAACACGACGATCGGTGCCGTGTACCTCCTGGTCGGCGTCGTCGGCCTGTTCCTGCTCGACTCCGCGGCGAACATCCTCGCCCTGAACGGCGCCGACAACGTGCTGCACCTCGCCAGCGCCGTGCTGCTCCTCGGCGTCGGTCTGACCCAGGACCGCGGCGTCGCGCCCGCCGCCACCCGGACGGCGTGA
- the rpoB gene encoding DNA-directed RNA polymerase subunit beta has product MAASSNPSIADAIANRTASRRVSFAKISEPMQAPDLLGLQTNSFDWLLGNERWRARVEEAAKRNQSVPASSGLEEIFAEISPIEDLGGSMSLSFRDHRFEPAKFTAEECKEKDFTFSAPLFVTAEFVNYTTGEIKSQTVFMGDFPLMTERGTFVINGTERVVVSQLVRSPGVYFERIADKTSDKDVFTSKMIPSRGAWLEFEIDKRDTVGVRIDRKRKQSVTVFLKALGLTETEIREEFAEFPVVLETLEKDSVNTQDEALVDIYRKTRPGEPPTVEAGQALLDNFYFNSKRYDLAKVGRYKLNKKLGRQAELTESVLQVADIVATVKYLAALHRGVDEVEVGPADARVTVHVETDDIDHFGNRRIRAVGELIQNQVRTGLSRMERVVRERMTTQDVEAITPQTLINIRPVVASIKEFFGTSQLSQFMDQNNPLAGLTHKRRLSALGPGGLSRDRASMEVRDVHPSHYGRMCPIETPEGPNIGLIGSLATYARINPFGFIETPYRKVEDGIVSDDVFYLTADDEDRYVIAQANAPLTEKSTFAEKTVLVRTRGGETELVPADEVDYMDVSPRQMVSVATAMIPFLEHDDANRALMGANMQRQAVPLVRSEAPLVGTGMERRAAVDAGDVIVATKPGVVTEVSADAITVAHDDATSFTYRVAKFQRSNQGTSYNQRVLVDEGARVEVGSVLADGPATDEGELALGRNLLVGFMSWEGHNYEDAIILSQRLVADDVLSSIHIEEHEVDARDTKLGPEEITRDIPNVSEEVLADLDERGIVRIGAEVGAGDVLVGKVTPKGETELTPEERLLRAIFGEKAREVRDTSLKVPHGESGTVIGVREFNREDGDELPPGVNQLVRVYIAQRRKITDGDKLAGRHGNKGVISKILPIEDMPFLADGTPLDVVLNPLGVPGRMNVGQVLETHLGWVAKTGWDAGIADAKAGKVPSWAKNLPPENLKGAPGTPVATPVFDGVREDELAGLLDSTLVTRDGDRLIDSSGKTLLFDGRSGEPFPEPVSVGYMYILKLHHLVDDKIHARSTGPYSMITQQPLGGKAQFGGQRFGEMEVWALEAYGAAYALQELLTIKSDDVPGRVKVYEAIVKGENIPEPGIPESFKVLIKEMQSLCLNVEVLSADGTLIEMRDTDEEVYRAAEELGIDLSRRPDASSVEEI; this is encoded by the coding sequence TTGGCTGCCTCGAGCAACCCTTCGATCGCTGACGCCATCGCCAACCGCACTGCTTCGCGAAGGGTCTCCTTCGCCAAGATCTCCGAGCCGATGCAGGCGCCTGACCTGCTCGGCCTCCAGACCAACAGCTTCGACTGGCTCCTGGGCAACGAGCGCTGGCGCGCCCGTGTCGAGGAGGCTGCGAAGCGGAACCAGTCCGTGCCGGCGTCGTCCGGCCTCGAGGAGATCTTCGCCGAGATCTCCCCGATCGAGGACCTCGGTGGTTCCATGTCGCTGTCGTTCCGCGACCACCGCTTCGAGCCGGCGAAGTTCACGGCCGAGGAGTGCAAGGAGAAGGACTTCACCTTCTCCGCTCCGCTCTTCGTCACCGCGGAGTTCGTCAACTACACGACCGGTGAGATCAAGTCGCAGACGGTCTTCATGGGCGACTTCCCGCTCATGACCGAGCGCGGCACCTTCGTGATCAACGGCACCGAGCGTGTCGTCGTCTCGCAGCTGGTCCGCTCGCCGGGCGTCTACTTCGAGCGCATCGCCGACAAGACGTCCGACAAGGACGTCTTCACGTCGAAGATGATCCCGAGCCGTGGCGCGTGGCTGGAGTTCGAGATCGACAAGCGCGACACCGTCGGTGTCCGCATCGACCGCAAGCGCAAGCAGTCGGTCACCGTCTTCCTCAAGGCCCTCGGCCTGACCGAGACGGAGATCCGCGAGGAGTTCGCCGAGTTCCCGGTGGTCCTGGAGACCCTCGAGAAGGACTCGGTCAACACCCAGGACGAGGCGCTCGTCGACATCTACCGCAAGACGCGTCCGGGCGAGCCCCCGACCGTCGAGGCCGGTCAGGCGCTGCTCGACAACTTCTACTTCAACTCCAAGCGCTACGACCTCGCGAAGGTCGGCCGCTACAAGCTGAACAAGAAGCTGGGCCGCCAGGCGGAGCTCACCGAGTCCGTCCTGCAGGTCGCCGACATCGTCGCGACGGTCAAGTATCTCGCCGCGCTGCACCGCGGCGTCGACGAGGTCGAGGTCGGCCCGGCCGACGCGCGCGTCACCGTGCACGTCGAGACGGACGACATCGACCACTTCGGCAACCGTCGCATCCGCGCGGTCGGCGAGCTCATCCAGAACCAGGTCCGCACGGGCCTGTCGCGGATGGAGCGCGTCGTGCGCGAGCGCATGACGACGCAGGACGTCGAGGCGATCACGCCGCAGACCCTCATCAACATCCGGCCCGTCGTCGCCTCCATCAAGGAGTTCTTCGGCACGAGCCAGCTGTCGCAGTTCATGGACCAGAACAACCCGCTCGCGGGCCTGACGCACAAGCGGCGTCTCTCGGCCCTCGGCCCGGGTGGTCTCTCTCGTGACCGCGCCTCGATGGAGGTCCGTGACGTCCACCCGTCGCACTACGGCCGCATGTGCCCGATCGAGACGCCCGAGGGCCCGAACATCGGTCTGATCGGCTCGCTCGCGACGTACGCGCGCATCAACCCGTTCGGCTTCATCGAGACGCCGTACCGCAAGGTGGAGGACGGGATCGTCTCCGACGACGTCTTCTACCTCACGGCCGACGACGAGGACCGCTACGTCATCGCGCAGGCCAACGCGCCGCTGACCGAGAAGTCCACCTTCGCGGAGAAGACCGTCCTGGTCCGCACCCGCGGCGGCGAGACCGAGCTGGTCCCGGCCGACGAGGTCGACTACATGGACGTCTCCCCGCGCCAGATGGTGTCGGTCGCGACGGCGATGATCCCGTTCCTCGAGCACGACGACGCCAACCGCGCCCTCATGGGCGCGAACATGCAGCGCCAGGCGGTTCCGCTGGTCCGTTCCGAGGCCCCGCTCGTGGGCACCGGCATGGAGCGTCGTGCCGCCGTCGACGCCGGCGACGTCATCGTGGCCACCAAGCCCGGTGTCGTCACCGAGGTCTCGGCCGACGCGATCACGGTCGCGCACGACGACGCCACGTCCTTCACGTACCGCGTCGCGAAGTTCCAGCGCTCGAACCAGGGAACCTCCTACAACCAGCGCGTGCTGGTCGACGAGGGCGCCCGGGTCGAGGTCGGCTCGGTCCTCGCGGACGGTCCCGCCACCGACGAGGGCGAGCTCGCGCTCGGCCGGAACCTGCTCGTCGGGTTCATGTCGTGGGAGGGCCACAACTACGAGGACGCGATCATCCTGAGCCAGCGTCTCGTCGCCGACGACGTGCTCTCCTCGATCCACATCGAGGAGCACGAGGTCGACGCGCGCGACACCAAGCTGGGCCCGGAGGAGATCACGCGGGACATCCCGAACGTCTCCGAGGAGGTCCTCGCGGACCTCGACGAGCGCGGCATCGTGCGCATCGGTGCCGAGGTCGGCGCCGGTGACGTCCTCGTCGGCAAGGTCACTCCCAAGGGTGAGACCGAGCTGACCCCGGAGGAGCGCCTGCTCCGTGCGATCTTCGGCGAGAAGGCCCGCGAGGTGCGCGACACCTCGCTCAAGGTGCCCCACGGCGAGTCCGGCACGGTCATCGGCGTCCGCGAGTTCAACCGCGAGGACGGCGACGAGCTGCCCCCCGGCGTGAACCAGCTGGTGCGGGTCTACATCGCGCAGCGACGCAAGATCACGGACGGCGACAAGCTCGCCGGCCGTCACGGCAACAAGGGCGTCATCTCCAAGATCCTCCCGATCGAGGACATGCCGTTCCTCGCGGACGGCACGCCGCTCGACGTCGTGCTCAACCCGCTGGGTGTCCCCGGCCGCATGAACGTGGGCCAGGTCCTGGAGACGCACCTCGGATGGGTCGCCAAGACGGGCTGGGACGCCGGCATCGCCGACGCCAAGGCCGGCAAGGTGCCCTCGTGGGCGAAGAACCTGCCCCCGGAGAACCTCAAGGGGGCCCCGGGCACGCCCGTGGCCACCCCGGTGTTCGACGGCGTCCGCGAGGACGAGCTGGCGGGTCTCCTCGACTCCACGCTCGTCACCCGTGACGGCGACCGCCTGATCGACTCCTCGGGCAAGACGCTGCTCTTCGACGGCCGCTCCGGCGAGCCGTTCCCCGAGCCCGTCTCGGTCGGCTACATGTACATCCTGAAGCTGCACCACCTGGTCGACGACAAGATCCACGCGCGCTCGACCGGCCCGTACTCGATGATCACGCAGCAGCCGCTGGGTGGTAAGGCGCAGTTCGGTGGTCAGCGGTTCGGCGAGATGGAGGTGTGGGCGCTCGAGGCGTACGGCGCCGCCTACGCCCTCCAGGAGCTCCTGACGATCAAGTCCGACGACGTCCCCGGCCGCGTGAAGGTCTACGAGGCCATCGTCAAGGGCGAGAACATCCCGGAGCCGGGCATCCCGGAGTCCTTCAAGGTGCTCATCAAGGAGATGCAGTCGCTCTGCCTGAACGTGGAGGTCCTCTCCGCCGACGGCACGCTCATCGAGATGCGTGACACCGACGAGGAGGTCTACCGCGCTGCTGAAGAGCTCGGTATCGACCTGTCTCGCCGTCCCGACGCCAGCAGCGTCGAAGAGATCTGA
- a CDS encoding helix-turn-helix domain-containing protein, translated as MSDDVLDLAGDLRRLRLEGGALTYEAIARSAGLSRSIVAEAFGGTRLPSERTLYGVVTALGADPDPWLARRATLASGVPRAETRAVPESATGTAGDRAVVPADEEAEGRNEAVPTATPAPGPATTPATVAPPPPPPPASLPDPSAVPAPPRASRARRAASVLGLAGLVAVSAFGGALAGHALWPREPAPTVAVPPGATINAAGQVHLHGANQPVAHGANIWDTKCIDDAIDAATTERDFDVQLGIRVSFACETVWAVAYRNDGDTYGNDLRLRLYPKTEADPGEPQEILVEDGPYAVTTMIVQESLADDRFCAEGWVINDGVEVSLGDPICA; from the coding sequence ATGTCCGACGACGTCCTTGACCTGGCGGGCGATCTGCGCCGCCTCCGACTCGAGGGCGGTGCCCTGACGTACGAGGCCATCGCCCGTTCGGCCGGGCTCTCGCGCTCGATCGTTGCCGAGGCCTTCGGCGGCACGCGCCTGCCCAGCGAGCGCACCCTGTACGGGGTGGTGACGGCGCTCGGGGCCGACCCGGACCCGTGGCTGGCCCGCCGCGCCACGCTCGCGTCCGGCGTCCCCCGCGCCGAGACCCGTGCCGTGCCGGAGTCCGCCACCGGGACGGCCGGGGACCGCGCCGTGGTGCCGGCGGACGAGGAAGCTGAGGGCCGGAACGAGGCCGTCCCGACGGCCACGCCCGCTCCGGGGCCCGCGACGACGCCCGCCACGGTGGCCCCGCCCCCGCCCCCGCCCCCGGCGTCGCTCCCGGACCCGAGTGCTGTGCCCGCACCGCCCCGCGCGTCGCGCGCGCGCCGCGCGGCCTCGGTGCTCGGTCTCGCCGGCCTCGTGGCCGTCTCGGCCTTCGGGGGCGCGCTGGCCGGCCACGCCCTCTGGCCCCGGGAGCCCGCTCCGACGGTGGCGGTGCCCCCCGGCGCGACCATCAACGCCGCCGGGCAGGTCCACCTGCACGGGGCGAACCAGCCGGTCGCGCACGGCGCGAACATCTGGGACACGAAGTGCATCGACGACGCGATCGACGCCGCCACCACCGAGCGGGACTTCGACGTCCAGCTGGGGATCCGGGTCTCGTTCGCCTGCGAGACCGTGTGGGCCGTGGCGTACCGCAACGACGGGGACACCTACGGCAACGACCTGCGGCTGCGCCTGTACCCGAAGACCGAGGCGGACCCGGGGGAGCCGCAGGAGATCCTCGTGGAGGACGGCCCCTACGCGGTGACGACCATGATCGTCCAGGAGAGCCTGGCCGACGACCGGTTCTGCGCCGAGGGCTGGGTGATCAACGACGGGGTCGAGGTCTCTCTCGGCGACCCGATCTGCGCCTGA
- the rplL gene encoding 50S ribosomal protein L7/L12 encodes MAKLTTDELIDAFKELTLIELSEFVKQFEEVFEVTAAAPAAVAVAAGPGAAAAEEVEEKTEFDVVLESVGAQKIAVIKEVRSITGLGLKEAKDLVDGAPKPVLEGANKEAADKAKEQLEGAGATVTIK; translated from the coding sequence ATGGCGAAGCTCACCACCGACGAGCTCATTGACGCTTTCAAGGAGCTCACGCTCATCGAGCTCTCCGAGTTCGTGAAGCAGTTCGAAGAGGTCTTCGAGGTCACCGCTGCCGCTCCGGCCGCTGTCGCCGTCGCCGCCGGCCCGGGCGCGGCCGCCGCTGAGGAGGTCGAGGAGAAGACGGAGTTCGACGTCGTCCTCGAGTCCGTCGGCGCTCAGAAGATCGCGGTCATCAAGGAGGTGCGCTCCATCACGGGTCTCGGCCTGAAGGAGGCCAAGGACCTCGTTGACGGCGCTCCCAAGCCCGTTCTGGAGGGGGCCAACAAGGAGGCCGCCGACAAGGCCAAGGAGCAGCTCGAGGGCGCCGGCGCGACGGTCACCATCAAGTGA
- a CDS encoding DNA-directed RNA polymerase subunit beta' → MLDVNVFDELRIGLASAEDVRTWSHGEVKKPETINYRTLKPEKDGLFCEKIFGPTRDWECNCGKYKRVRFKGIVCERCGVEVTRSKVRRERMGHIELAAPVTHIWYFKGVPSRLGYLLDLAPKDLEKVIYFAAYMITDVDADKRHADLPSLQNEIDIERDAITKRRDLDVDTRAKKLEADLAQLESEGAKADARRRVRDSAEREMAQLRKRSDAELDRLQRVWDRFKNLKVADLEGDELLYRELEVRYGQYFSGSMGAQAIRRRLETFDLEAESENLREIIRSGKGQRKTRALKRLKVVNAFMTTTNSPMGMVLDCIPVIPPDIRPMVQLDGGRFATSDLNDLYRRVINRNNRLKRLLDLGAPEIIVNNEKRMLQEAVDALFDNGRRGRPVTGPGNRPLKSISDMLKGKQGRFRQNLLGKRVDYSGRSVIVVGPQLKLHQCGLPKQMALELFKPFVMKRLVDLNHAQNIKSAKRMVERARSVVWDVLEEVITEHPVLLNRAPTLHRLGIQAFEPQLVEGKAIHLHPLVCGAFNADFDGDQMAVHLPLSAEAQAEARILMLSSNNILKPSDGRPVTMPSQDMIIGLYHLTSDKDDAEGVGRKFASLAEAIMAFDAGQIDLNAEITIRMTDLVPPLGWEPPAGFTEGDTVLFDTTLGRALFNETLPVDYPFVNGVVGKKELSVIVNDLAERYPKVAVAASLDALKAAGFTWATRSGVTIAISDVVAPEGKKAILEAYEGQAAKVQGQYERGLITDEERRGELIDIWTKATDEVAAAMRESFPKRNTIQRMVGSGARGNWMQVRQIAGMRGLVANPKGEIIPRPITSNYREGLSVLEYFIATHGARKGLADTALRTADSGYLTRRLVDVSQDVIIREDDCGTERGLVTVIAEIGSDGTATRAETVETSAYTRTLATQVADSDGTVLAEAGADVGDVLIEKLVAAGVETIKIRSVLTCASRVGTCAKCYGRSLATGKLVDVGEAVGIIAAQSIGEPGTQLTMRTFHTGGVAAAEDITQGLPRVQELFEARTPKGEAPISEAAGRLTIDDSERIRRLVVTPDDGSEELAYPITKRARLLVGDGDHVAVGQQLVAGAVDPKKVLRILGPQAVQKHLVNQVQETYRSQGVDIHDKHIEVIVRQMLRRVTVLDSGDANLLPGEIAERGRFEDENRRVVSEGGTPASGRPELMGITKASLATDSWLSAASFQETTKVLTEAAMSGRRDSLLGLKENVILGKLIPAGTGLARYRNVQVEPTEEAKAELYPAFGYDEIDYLPLGSGSGEAIALEELDLGRGYDDYR, encoded by the coding sequence TTGCTCGACGTCAATGTCTTCGACGAGCTGCGGATCGGTCTTGCCTCGGCGGAGGACGTTCGTACCTGGTCGCACGGCGAGGTCAAGAAGCCCGAGACGATCAACTACCGCACCCTCAAGCCCGAGAAGGACGGACTCTTCTGCGAGAAGATCTTCGGTCCGACCCGGGACTGGGAGTGCAACTGCGGCAAGTACAAGCGCGTCCGGTTCAAGGGCATCGTCTGCGAGCGCTGCGGCGTCGAGGTCACGCGCTCGAAGGTCCGCCGCGAGCGCATGGGCCACATCGAGCTCGCCGCGCCCGTCACGCACATCTGGTACTTCAAGGGCGTCCCGTCCCGCCTCGGGTACCTGCTCGACCTCGCCCCGAAGGACCTCGAGAAGGTCATCTACTTCGCGGCGTACATGATCACGGACGTGGACGCCGACAAGCGCCACGCCGATCTGCCGAGCCTGCAGAACGAGATCGACATCGAGCGCGACGCGATCACCAAGCGCCGCGACCTCGACGTCGACACCCGCGCCAAGAAGCTCGAGGCCGACCTGGCCCAGCTCGAGTCCGAGGGTGCCAAGGCGGACGCGCGTCGTCGCGTCCGTGACTCCGCCGAGCGCGAGATGGCCCAGCTGCGCAAGCGCAGCGACGCCGAGCTCGACCGGCTGCAGCGCGTGTGGGACCGCTTCAAGAACCTCAAGGTCGCCGACCTCGAGGGTGACGAGCTGCTCTACCGCGAGCTCGAGGTCCGCTACGGCCAGTACTTCTCCGGCTCGATGGGCGCCCAGGCGATCCGTCGTCGTCTCGAGACGTTCGACCTCGAGGCCGAGTCCGAGAACCTGCGCGAGATCATCCGCAGCGGCAAGGGCCAGCGCAAGACCCGCGCCCTCAAGCGCCTCAAGGTCGTCAACGCGTTCATGACGACGACCAACTCGCCCATGGGCATGGTGCTCGACTGCATCCCCGTGATCCCGCCGGACATCCGTCCGATGGTGCAGCTGGACGGTGGCCGCTTCGCGACCTCCGACCTGAACGACCTGTACCGCCGCGTGATCAACCGCAACAACCGCCTCAAGCGTCTTCTCGACCTCGGCGCGCCCGAGATCATCGTGAACAACGAGAAGCGGATGCTGCAGGAGGCCGTCGACGCGCTGTTCGACAACGGCCGTCGTGGTCGCCCCGTCACGGGCCCCGGCAACCGTCCGCTGAAGTCGATCTCCGACATGCTCAAGGGCAAGCAGGGGCGCTTCCGTCAGAACCTGCTCGGCAAGCGCGTCGACTACTCGGGCCGCTCGGTCATCGTCGTCGGCCCGCAGCTGAAGCTGCACCAGTGCGGTCTGCCCAAGCAGATGGCCCTGGAGCTCTTCAAGCCGTTCGTGATGAAGCGTCTCGTGGACCTCAACCACGCGCAGAACATCAAGAGCGCCAAGCGCATGGTCGAGCGTGCCCGCTCGGTCGTGTGGGACGTGCTCGAGGAGGTCATCACGGAGCACCCGGTGCTGCTGAACCGCGCACCCACGCTGCACCGTCTCGGCATCCAGGCGTTCGAGCCCCAGCTGGTCGAGGGCAAGGCGATCCACCTGCACCCGCTCGTCTGCGGCGCGTTCAACGCCGACTTCGACGGCGACCAGATGGCCGTGCACCTTCCGCTGTCCGCGGAGGCGCAGGCCGAGGCTCGCATCCTCATGCTCTCGAGCAACAACATCCTCAAGCCGTCGGACGGCCGTCCGGTCACCATGCCCTCGCAGGACATGATCATCGGTCTGTACCACCTGACGAGCGACAAGGACGACGCCGAGGGCGTCGGCCGCAAGTTCGCCTCGCTCGCCGAGGCGATCATGGCCTTCGACGCGGGTCAGATCGACCTGAACGCCGAGATCACGATCCGGATGACGGATCTGGTCCCGCCGCTCGGGTGGGAGCCGCCCGCCGGCTTCACCGAGGGTGACACGGTGCTGTTCGACACGACGCTGGGTCGCGCGCTCTTCAACGAGACGCTCCCGGTGGACTACCCGTTCGTGAACGGCGTCGTCGGCAAGAAGGAGCTCTCGGTCATCGTCAACGACCTGGCCGAGCGCTACCCGAAGGTCGCCGTCGCGGCGAGCCTGGACGCCCTCAAGGCGGCCGGCTTCACCTGGGCCACGCGCTCCGGTGTCACGATCGCCATCTCCGACGTCGTCGCCCCCGAGGGCAAGAAGGCGATCCTCGAGGCGTACGAGGGCCAGGCCGCCAAGGTCCAGGGCCAGTACGAGCGTGGACTCATCACGGACGAGGAGCGCCGCGGCGAGCTCATCGACATCTGGACCAAGGCGACCGACGAGGTCGCCGCGGCCATGCGGGAGAGCTTCCCCAAGCGCAACACCATCCAGCGGATGGTCGGCTCGGGCGCTCGAGGCAACTGGATGCAGGTGCGTCAGATCGCCGGCATGCGCGGCCTCGTGGCCAACCCGAAGGGCGAGATCATCCCGCGCCCGATCACGTCGAACTACCGCGAGGGCCTGTCCGTCCTCGAGTACTTCATCGCCACCCACGGTGCCCGCAAGGGTCTGGCCGACACCGCTCTGCGGACGGCCGACTCGGGCTACCTCACGCGTCGTCTCGTCGACGTGTCGCAGGACGTCATCATCCGTGAGGACGACTGCGGCACCGAGCGCGGCCTGGTGACGGTCATCGCCGAGATCGGCAGCGACGGCACCGCCACCCGCGCCGAGACCGTCGAGACGAGCGCCTACACCCGGACGCTGGCCACCCAGGTGGCCGACTCGGACGGCACGGTGCTCGCCGAGGCGGGCGCCGACGTCGGCGACGTCCTGATCGAGAAGCTCGTCGCCGCCGGCGTCGAGACGATCAAGATCCGCTCCGTGCTGACCTGCGCCTCCCGCGTGGGCACCTGCGCGAAGTGCTACGGCCGCTCCCTGGCCACGGGCAAGCTCGTGGACGTCGGCGAGGCCGTCGGCATCATCGCGGCGCAGTCGATCGGTGAGCCCGGCACCCAGCTGACGATGCGGACGTTCCACACCGGTGGTGTGGCGGCGGCCGAGGACATCACGCAGGGTCTGCCGCGCGTCCAGGAGCTGTTCGAGGCCCGCACCCCCAAGGGTGAGGCCCCGATCAGCGAGGCCGCCGGTCGTCTGACGATCGACGACTCCGAGCGGATCCGTCGCCTGGTGGTCACGCCGGACGACGGCAGCGAGGAGCTGGCCTACCCGATCACCAAGCGCGCGCGCCTGCTGGTCGGCGACGGCGACCACGTCGCCGTCGGGCAGCAGCTCGTCGCCGGTGCGGTCGACCCGAAGAAGGTCCTCCGCATCCTCGGTCCGCAGGCGGTGCAGAAGCACCTGGTCAACCAGGTGCAGGAGACCTACCGCAGCCAGGGCGTGGACATCCACGACAAGCACATCGAGGTCATCGTGCGGCAGATGCTGCGTCGCGTGACCGTGCTGGACTCGGGTGACGCGAACCTGCTGCCGGGCGAGATCGCCGAGCGCGGCCGGTTCGAGGACGAGAACCGTCGCGTGGTGTCCGAGGGCGGTACCCCCGCCTCCGGTCGCCCGGAGCTCATGGGCATCACCAAGGCCTCGCTGGCCACGGACTCGTGGCTCTCGGCGGCGTCCTTCCAGGAGACGACCAAGGTGCTGACGGAGGCCGCGATGAGCGGTCGCCGCGACTCCCTGCTCGGCCTCAAGGAGAACGTCATCCTCGGAAAGCTCATCCCGGCCGGTACGGGCCTCGCCCGCTACCGCAACGTCCAGGTGGAGCCGACGGAGGAGGCGAAGGCCGAGCTGTACCCGGCCTTCGGCTACGACGAGATCGACTACCTGCCGCTGGGCTCCGGCTCCGGCGAGGCGATCGCCCTCGAGGAGCTCGACCTCGGACGCGGGTACGACGACTACCGCTGA
- the rplJ gene encoding 50S ribosomal protein L10: MARPDKAAAVAELTQLFRDSNAAVLTEYRGLTVAQLKALRKALGSDAHYAVAKNTLTAIAAREAGLETFAEKLSGPSAIAFITGDPVTAAKGLRDFAKANPALVVKAGVLDGRDISPADITALADLESREVLLAKAAGAMKAKLYQAAYLFTAPASQAVRTIDALREKQADAA, from the coding sequence ATGGCGAGGCCGGACAAGGCGGCAGCCGTCGCCGAGCTCACGCAGCTGTTCCGTGACTCGAATGCTGCGGTGCTCACCGAGTACCGCGGCCTGACGGTCGCCCAGCTCAAGGCTCTGCGCAAGGCCCTCGGGTCGGATGCGCACTACGCCGTGGCAAAGAACACGCTGACCGCGATCGCGGCGCGCGAGGCCGGACTGGAGACCTTCGCCGAGAAGCTCTCCGGCCCGTCGGCCATCGCGTTCATCACCGGTGACCCGGTGACCGCTGCCAAGGGTCTGCGCGACTTTGCCAAGGCCAACCCCGCACTGGTCGTCAAGGCCGGTGTGCTCGACGGCAGGGACATCTCCCCTGCCGACATCACCGCCCTCGCGGACCTCGAGTCCCGCGAGGTCCTGCTGGCCAAGGCGGCCGGCGCGATGAAGGCGAAGCTCTACCAGGCTGCGTACCTCTTCACCGCGCCCGCGTCGCAGGCGGTCCGCACCATCGACGCCCTGCGCGAGAAGCAGGCGGACGCCGCCTGA